One genomic segment of Anaerotignum faecicola includes these proteins:
- a CDS encoding DUF1540 domain-containing protein yields MTRLDCNVTNCLHNAENCCCKAAIIVEGEQA; encoded by the coding sequence ATGACGAGATTAGACTGTAACGTGACAAACTGCCTTCACAATGCGGAAAACTGCTGCTGTAAGGCTGCAATTATCGTAGAAGGCGAGCAGGCA